Proteins from a single region of Bdellovibrio bacteriovorus:
- a CDS encoding multinuclear nonheme iron-dependent oxidase: MKIGFNITDPVSYRVASDLAHQGAIDFVEILLDNFTHLNPEHIAEKLDGLDVGFHIMKSEFIHKDTSDLKEYAAIIKEFSSVLNPLYISDHLARFNIHTQVLPITAEINYETEYSMVVAKVQQWQEMLQTRVLLENFPSRTAGVSCQQASFFADLISETGCGLLFDLSNAVVADLNGGSRLSDWLSLKSYCSHFHVAGYRTMGKEQSERWIIDSHDTGISVETAVFTKSFFQDFSGKSIVIERDANLEIESIAKDIQLIRQSVGPL, translated from the coding sequence ATGAAAATCGGATTTAATATTACCGACCCCGTCAGCTATCGCGTTGCCAGCGATCTTGCTCATCAAGGCGCCATTGATTTCGTGGAAATTCTTTTGGATAATTTCACGCATTTAAATCCAGAACACATTGCTGAAAAGTTAGATGGCCTTGACGTGGGATTTCACATCATGAAGTCTGAATTTATTCATAAAGACACGTCGGATCTTAAAGAATACGCCGCGATCATAAAGGAGTTTTCATCTGTCTTAAATCCCCTTTATATTTCGGATCATTTAGCCCGTTTTAATATTCACACCCAAGTTTTGCCCATCACCGCCGAAATCAACTATGAAACAGAGTATTCTATGGTTGTCGCTAAAGTTCAGCAGTGGCAGGAAATGCTACAGACACGCGTTCTTTTAGAAAACTTCCCTTCGCGCACGGCGGGTGTATCTTGCCAGCAAGCCTCGTTTTTTGCAGACCTTATTTCTGAAACGGGCTGCGGTTTGCTTTTTGATTTGAGCAACGCCGTCGTCGCCGACCTTAATGGCGGCTCCCGCCTTAGCGATTGGTTGAGTTTAAAATCTTATTGCAGCCATTTCCATGTGGCGGGTTACCGCACCATGGGAAAAGAACAATCAGAGCGATGGATTATTGATAGTCATGACACGGGCATTTCCGTAGAAACAGCCGTGTTTACAAAGTCTTTCTTTCAAGATTTTTCAGGCAAATCCATAGTCATTGAACGCGACGCCAATCTTGAGATTGAAAGCATTGCCAAGGACATACAACTTATCCGCCAATCTGTGGGACCCTTATGA
- a CDS encoding multinuclear nonheme iron-dependent oxidase: MNTNIKIVTGCGYHPSHMMPADSTDFMSIPAEAQFVELGLAELERHNNIALYPGCELSLHLARSPICEDEESQNNFCEFVQEKISRNSNKVSSIGVHLTGNRNQGLGKLGFSSHFKTSAVNEDNAIRFIKKLKNQTALPVWIENANFYSSSAEEVIQNWESARRILDSAEAKLIFDLTHSYIECHNLGLSPEFIFALIPWKCVVEIHISGFVVGADGALHDGHSQPVKPEIWQWLQFILEHFVTSSEVIVNIEHTDLSWTRKPAQYAEEFALLKNFKFSRKQTSVFSQKQIDYAISNLNRIVSLRHPEIQNLLSAYGYEQRDVLSAWIQEFMQGDLRLVFSKNEVSAAEEKVTVTLMDGFNEYIRKSLV; this comes from the coding sequence ATGAACACTAATATCAAGATCGTCACCGGATGCGGATACCACCCTTCCCACATGATGCCCGCGGACTCTACTGATTTTATGTCCATCCCTGCTGAAGCTCAATTTGTAGAACTAGGACTTGCTGAATTAGAGCGCCATAACAATATCGCCCTTTACCCCGGCTGTGAGCTCTCCTTGCACCTGGCGCGCTCACCCATCTGCGAAGATGAAGAATCTCAAAATAATTTCTGTGAATTCGTTCAAGAAAAAATCTCTCGAAACTCAAATAAAGTGTCATCTATCGGGGTTCATCTGACAGGAAATAGAAACCAAGGTCTGGGCAAGCTTGGATTTTCTTCTCACTTCAAAACTTCCGCCGTCAACGAAGACAATGCCATTCGTTTTATAAAAAAATTAAAAAACCAAACAGCTCTTCCGGTGTGGATAGAAAACGCCAATTTTTACAGTTCTTCGGCAGAAGAAGTCATTCAAAACTGGGAAAGTGCCCGTCGCATTTTAGACTCTGCAGAGGCAAAACTTATCTTTGACCTGACTCACAGCTATATCGAATGCCATAATTTAGGCCTTTCGCCTGAATTCATTTTTGCCCTCATCCCTTGGAAATGCGTCGTTGAAATTCATATCTCCGGATTCGTGGTGGGTGCCGACGGAGCTTTGCATGACGGTCACTCGCAACCCGTAAAGCCAGAAATTTGGCAGTGGTTGCAGTTTATTTTAGAGCATTTCGTGACTTCCTCAGAAGTCATCGTGAATATCGAACACACCGATCTTTCGTGGACTCGCAAGCCCGCCCAATATGCAGAAGAATTTGCATTATTGAAGAATTTCAAATTTTCACGAAAACAAACCTCGGTCTTCAGCCAAAAGCAGATTGACTACGCTATTTCAAATTTAAATCGCATCGTAAGTCTTCGACATCCAGAAATTCAAAACTTATTGTCCGCTTACGGCTATGAACAAAGAGATGTCTTAAGTGCTTGGATCCAAGAGTTTATGCAAGGAGATCTTCGTTTGGTATTTTCGAAAAATGAAGTATCCGCAGCTGAAGAAAAAGTCACTGTCACCTTGATGGACGGGTTCAACGAGTACATCAGAAAGAGTCTTGTATGA